In Mucilaginibacter boryungensis, a single window of DNA contains:
- the nadB gene encoding L-aspartate oxidase, whose protein sequence is MTKNVDFLVVGSGIAGLSFALKAAKHGKVLIVTKANEDESNTKYAQGGVAVVVDKKEDSFEKHIEDTLIAGDGLCDREVVEIVVEEGPARIKEIIDYGTNFDKTHEGFYDLAKEGGHSEYRVLHYKDITGLEIETTLLEQIHKNPNIEILTHYFAVDLITQHHLGEYVNKASDDITCYGIYAFNTHTNVVEKILSKVTVMASGGAGHIYAITTNPTIATGDGVAMVYRAKGKVRNMEFMQFHPTALYNPGEYPSFLISEAVRGFGGVLKRTNGEEFMQEYDKRGSLAPRDIVARAIDAEIKKSGEDFVYLDVTHRSKKDILEHFPNIYAKCLDIGIDMTRDMIPVSPACHYMCGGIMVDHSGKSSIDRLYACGECSSTGLHGANRLASNSLLEALVFAHRIYEDAVAAFQDNVIPDHIPDWDEKGVKLLNEDILVTHNIREMQKLMNDYVGIVRSDFRLERAMRRLGLLYEETESFYKQTKLSVKLCELRNLIQVSYIVVKSAMMRKESRGLHYTTDYPQHAAELHDTVF, encoded by the coding sequence ATGACTAAAAATGTTGATTTCCTGGTAGTGGGATCGGGTATAGCAGGATTAAGTTTTGCACTTAAAGCAGCAAAACATGGTAAAGTACTGATAGTTACAAAAGCTAACGAGGACGAGAGCAACACTAAGTATGCCCAGGGAGGTGTTGCGGTGGTTGTTGATAAAAAGGAAGATTCCTTTGAAAAACATATTGAAGACACCTTAATTGCTGGCGACGGGTTGTGCGATAGAGAAGTTGTGGAAATTGTGGTAGAAGAAGGGCCCGCCCGGATTAAGGAAATTATTGATTACGGAACCAACTTTGACAAAACCCACGAAGGCTTTTATGACCTGGCAAAAGAGGGCGGACACTCCGAATACCGGGTGCTGCATTATAAGGATATTACCGGGTTAGAGATAGAAACTACGCTATTAGAACAAATACACAAAAACCCCAACATTGAGATACTGACCCACTATTTTGCGGTAGACTTGATCACCCAACATCATTTAGGAGAGTATGTAAATAAAGCCAGCGATGATATAACCTGCTACGGTATTTATGCTTTTAATACGCATACTAACGTGGTTGAAAAAATACTGTCGAAGGTTACCGTTATGGCTTCTGGTGGGGCCGGGCATATTTATGCCATAACTACCAACCCTACTATTGCCACCGGCGATGGTGTGGCCATGGTTTACCGGGCTAAGGGTAAAGTACGCAATATGGAATTTATGCAGTTTCACCCTACTGCTTTATATAATCCGGGAGAATATCCTTCATTTTTAATTTCTGAAGCAGTGCGTGGTTTCGGTGGAGTTTTGAAACGCACCAATGGCGAAGAATTTATGCAGGAATACGATAAGCGCGGATCACTAGCCCCCCGTGATATTGTTGCCCGTGCCATAGATGCCGAGATAAAAAAATCAGGCGAGGATTTTGTTTACCTGGATGTAACCCATCGCAGTAAAAAAGATATACTGGAACATTTTCCAAATATATATGCCAAATGCCTGGATATTGGTATTGATATGACCCGCGATATGATCCCGGTTTCGCCGGCTTGTCATTATATGTGCGGTGGTATTATGGTAGATCATTCGGGCAAATCATCTATAGATAGGTTATATGCCTGCGGCGAATGCTCATCTACCGGGTTACATGGCGCTAATAGGTTGGCTTCCAATTCATTATTAGAAGCACTTGTTTTTGCACATCGTATTTATGAAGATGCTGTTGCTGCTTTTCAAGATAACGTTATTCCCGATCATATACCTGACTGGGACGAGAAAGGTGTAAAGCTGTTAAACGAGGATATATTGGTTACCCACAATATCCGTGAAATGCAAAAGCTGATGAATGACTATGTAGGTATAGTCCGTTCAGATTTTCGTTTAGAAAGGGCTATGCGCCGTTTAGGTTTACTGTACGAAGAAACAGAATCTTTCTACAAGCAAACCAAACTATCGGTAAAACTTTGCGAGCTGCGTAATTTGATACAGGTATCCTATATCGTAGTAAAATCGGCTATGATGAGGAAAGAAAGCCGGGGATTGCATTATACAACGGATTATCCACAGCATGCTGCGGAATTGCATGATACGGTGTTTTAG
- a CDS encoding gamma carbonic anhydrase family protein: MPLILPVNDKNPTWGADCFIAENCTIVGDVIMGDNCSVWFNAVIRGDVNYIHIGNNTNIQDGAVIHATYLRAATTIGNNVSIGHNAIVHGCELKDHTLIGMGAIVMDHAVVEEYVIIGAGSVVLENTICESGYLYAGSPAKKIKPLTEEQKALLDKLPQNYIMYSGWFMDK; the protein is encoded by the coding sequence ATGCCACTTATCCTACCCGTAAATGATAAAAACCCAACCTGGGGAGCCGATTGCTTTATCGCCGAAAACTGTACTATTGTTGGCGATGTAATTATGGGCGATAATTGTTCGGTTTGGTTCAATGCGGTAATTCGTGGCGATGTTAATTATATCCATATCGGAAACAACACCAATATCCAGGATGGCGCAGTGATACACGCTACTTACCTGCGGGCCGCGACTACCATTGGTAATAATGTATCTATCGGCCACAATGCCATTGTACATGGCTGCGAGCTAAAAGATCATACACTGATAGGTATGGGCGCAATAGTGATGGATCATGCCGTCGTAGAGGAATATGTAATTATCGGCGCCGGTTCGGTTGTACTGGAGAATACAATTTGCGAGTCGGGTTATCTATATGCCGGTTCGCCAGCCAAAAAGATAAAACCGTTGACTGAGGAACAAAAAGCATTATTAGATAAGCTGCCGCAGAACTACATTATGTATTCCGGCTGGTTTATGGATAAGTAA
- a CDS encoding Ig-like domain-containing protein, translating into MALKLKSGFFLQLLVLLMAVLVFFGCASIQKPMGGPRDRTPPKLLLATPLNETRNFKATSIKLDFDEYFKLSSQYQEITMSPALDKALEFKVKGKSLLINFKDTLQKNTTYVINFGKAIVDVNEGNVLKNFTYVFSTGPHIDSLSISGTVTNTQTQQKEKDATVMLFTLKQDSLLFGKKKPAIYATTDSSGNFTLGNLHDGDYRIYALKEASPNKIYDNENELIAFLKKPLHITKDTSNIQLTLFKQAPESFRVVSKNFDPDGKMSFVFNMPLTDPGVKINYPPNIDDQKLVDFSRTKDSAQIYLRNMDFDSISVSFTDKGKPLDTVYLRKGRKEAFTRTINLTYNINNDSKLKPGADLNIYVNSPIESFDPSRIILLEDSVSRTNFTLTKDPVSAKKFTLKYRWRQLVKYQIAFNEGTFVNIYGDKNKRLVKNFSIDKPENYGSIALKVTVPDSTGKSSYVIELLNEQKVAMRKDVITKNTTLNYKDYPAGKYQVRITYDTNGNGRWDSGNVKKKLYPEQIVLIPTLFTLRPNWEAEDTVEVPKEVATP; encoded by the coding sequence ATGGCTTTAAAATTAAAATCGGGATTTTTCCTACAATTATTGGTGCTGCTAATGGCCGTTTTGGTGTTTTTTGGTTGCGCCAGTATTCAAAAACCAATGGGAGGGCCGCGCGACCGCACACCGCCCAAATTATTGCTGGCCACCCCGCTAAATGAAACCCGCAATTTTAAAGCGACATCAATAAAATTAGATTTTGACGAATATTTTAAATTGAGCAGCCAATATCAGGAGATCACCATGAGTCCGGCTTTGGACAAGGCCCTCGAATTTAAGGTCAAGGGAAAAAGCCTACTTATAAATTTTAAAGATACTTTACAAAAAAATACTACCTACGTTATAAATTTTGGTAAGGCCATTGTTGATGTTAACGAGGGTAATGTGCTGAAGAATTTTACTTATGTATTTTCTACCGGTCCGCATATCGATTCGTTAAGTATTTCGGGAACAGTAACTAATACGCAAACCCAGCAAAAAGAAAAGGATGCCACGGTAATGCTTTTTACTCTGAAACAAGATTCGTTGTTGTTTGGAAAAAAGAAACCTGCCATTTATGCCACTACAGATTCGTCGGGGAACTTTACCCTGGGGAACTTGCACGATGGCGACTATCGTATTTACGCGCTAAAGGAAGCATCGCCAAATAAAATATATGATAACGAGAATGAACTGATCGCTTTTTTGAAAAAACCTCTACATATTACCAAAGACACTTCAAACATACAGCTCACCTTATTTAAGCAAGCGCCAGAAAGTTTCAGGGTTGTATCAAAAAACTTTGACCCGGATGGTAAAATGAGTTTTGTTTTTAATATGCCATTGACTGATCCGGGGGTGAAGATCAATTATCCACCTAATATTGATGACCAGAAACTGGTTGATTTTAGCAGGACGAAAGACAGCGCCCAGATATATTTAAGAAACATGGATTTTGATTCCATATCGGTTTCATTCACTGATAAAGGCAAACCGCTGGATACTGTTTATTTGAGAAAAGGCCGAAAGGAAGCTTTCACCAGGACCATTAACTTAACCTACAATATTAATAATGATAGCAAATTAAAGCCTGGGGCCGATTTGAATATCTATGTAAATTCGCCCATTGAAAGCTTTGACCCATCCAGGATCATTCTGTTGGAAGACTCGGTTAGCCGGACAAATTTTACATTGACCAAGGATCCGGTCAGTGCAAAAAAGTTTACCTTAAAATATCGCTGGCGGCAGTTAGTTAAATATCAAATAGCTTTTAACGAGGGTACCTTTGTAAACATTTATGGCGATAAGAATAAACGCCTGGTAAAAAACTTCTCTATTGATAAGCCTGAGAACTACGGAAGTATTGCCCTGAAAGTTACGGTGCCCGATTCAACAGGTAAAAGTTCGTATGTGATAGAATTACTGAACGAACAAAAGGTAGCCATGCGTAAAGACGTAATTACCAAAAACACTACCCTTAATTATAAAGATTACCCTGCCGGTAAATACCAGGTACGGATCACTTACGATACCAACGGCAACGGCCGTTGGGATAGCGGTAATGTAAAAAAGAAATTATATCCCGAACAAATAGTGCTAATACCAACCTTATTTACACTACGCCCTAACTGGGAAGCTGAAGATACGGTAGAAGTGCCTAAAGAAGTGGCTACGCCATAA
- the mnmG gene encoding tRNA uridine-5-carboxymethylaminomethyl(34) synthesis enzyme MnmG, whose product MFKKYDVIVVGAGHAGCEAAAAAANMGSSVLLITMNMGTIAQMSCNPAMGGVAKGQIVREIDAMGGYSGIITDKSTIQFRMLNLSKGPAMWSPRAQTDRMRFAEEWRLALEQTPNVDFWQDMVSSLIVKNNTVVGVKTSIGVEIEGSAVVLTNGTFLNGLIHIGEKRFGGGRTGEKAATGLTEQLTTLGFEAGRMKTGTPPRVDGRSLNYALMEEQWGDSTGSKFSYTDTEVSKDQRCCWITYTNTAVHETLKEGFEKSPMFTGRIKGLGPRYCPSIEDKINRFAERERHQIFVEPEGWNTVEIYVNGFSTSLPEDVQYRALTQIPGFEQAKMFRPGYAIEYDYFPPTQLNLTLETKLISNLFFAGQINGTTGYEEAGSQGMIAGINAHQKVHDKHELILKRSESYIGVLIDDLVTKGTEEPYRMFTSRAEHRLLLRQDNADIRLSPIGHDLGLISDERLDKVKNKIKNSDDIVAYTKKASIGTTEVNGLLEELGTSPINQAAKLFNLLSRPQIGFTDLRRVDTSLENLLSGYDKETIEQAEIKIKYESYFEKELEIVDRMKKMEDKEINPDFDYQTLVSLSKEAREKLKKIKPRTLGQASRISGVSPSDISVLMVHIAR is encoded by the coding sequence ATGTTTAAGAAATATGATGTTATAGTGGTTGGCGCTGGCCATGCGGGTTGTGAAGCCGCAGCGGCTGCAGCCAATATGGGCTCATCGGTGCTGTTGATTACCATGAATATGGGAACCATTGCCCAAATGAGTTGTAATCCTGCTATGGGTGGCGTTGCTAAAGGGCAAATTGTGCGGGAAATTGACGCTATGGGCGGTTATTCAGGCATAATTACCGATAAGTCGACTATCCAGTTTAGGATGCTAAACCTTAGTAAAGGCCCTGCCATGTGGAGCCCAAGGGCGCAAACCGACCGTATGCGCTTTGCCGAAGAGTGGCGTTTAGCACTTGAACAGACGCCAAATGTCGACTTTTGGCAAGATATGGTATCATCTTTAATAGTAAAGAATAATACGGTTGTAGGTGTGAAAACGTCTATAGGTGTAGAAATTGAAGGCAGTGCTGTAGTATTAACCAATGGCACCTTCCTAAATGGATTGATACATATTGGAGAAAAGCGTTTTGGTGGTGGCCGCACAGGTGAAAAAGCAGCGACAGGCTTAACCGAACAGCTCACTACTTTAGGCTTTGAAGCAGGCCGGATGAAAACCGGAACCCCGCCACGGGTTGATGGACGTTCATTAAACTATGCTTTAATGGAAGAACAATGGGGTGACAGTACCGGGAGTAAGTTTAGCTATACCGATACCGAAGTAAGCAAAGACCAACGCTGCTGCTGGATAACATATACCAATACAGCCGTACACGAAACCCTGAAAGAAGGCTTCGAGAAATCACCCATGTTTACCGGGAGGATTAAAGGTTTAGGCCCGCGTTATTGCCCATCCATTGAAGATAAAATAAACCGCTTTGCCGAGCGCGAAAGGCACCAGATATTTGTTGAGCCAGAAGGTTGGAACACCGTTGAGATCTATGTAAATGGCTTCTCAACCTCGTTACCGGAGGATGTACAATACAGGGCGCTGACTCAAATACCGGGTTTCGAGCAGGCAAAAATGTTCCGTCCTGGATATGCCATCGAGTACGATTACTTCCCACCAACCCAATTAAACCTTACTTTGGAGACCAAACTGATCAGCAATTTATTTTTTGCCGGACAGATAAATGGTACTACCGGCTATGAAGAAGCGGGATCTCAGGGGATGATCGCCGGTATTAACGCGCATCAAAAAGTACATGATAAGCATGAGTTGATCCTGAAAAGATCAGAGTCATACATCGGTGTTTTGATTGATGACCTGGTAACCAAAGGTACCGAAGAACCTTACCGGATGTTTACATCGCGCGCTGAACATCGTTTATTATTACGCCAGGATAATGCTGATATACGGCTTAGCCCGATTGGTCATGACCTTGGCTTGATCAGCGATGAGCGTTTGGATAAGGTAAAAAATAAAATAAAAAATTCGGACGATATTGTAGCATATACCAAAAAAGCATCTATCGGTACAACAGAAGTTAATGGTTTGCTTGAAGAATTAGGCACATCGCCCATAAACCAGGCAGCCAAATTATTTAATTTATTAAGTCGTCCGCAGATTGGTTTTACCGATTTGCGCAGGGTTGATACCTCCTTAGAAAACCTTTTATCGGGATATGATAAAGAAACAATTGAGCAGGCTGAAATAAAAATTAAATACGAGAGTTATTTTGAGAAGGAATTAGAGATTGTAGACCGCATGAAAAAAATGGAAGACAAGGAGATCAATCCCGATTTCGATTATCAAACATTGGTATCCTTATCAAAAGAGGCGCGTGAAAAATTGAAAAAGATAAAACCACGTACTTTGGGCCAGGCATCTCGCATTTCGGGGGTGTCACCATCAGATATTTCAGTTTTGATGGTCCATATAGCCCGGTAG
- a CDS encoding CBU_0592 family membrane protein has translation MKLSDIIASVGVTILLIGFFLNLTKRIASDSKIYATLNFVGAGMCGVSSYMISFYPFVILEGVWCIVALTSFFRVPRETSAK, from the coding sequence ATGAAGTTATCAGATATCATAGCATCGGTAGGTGTTACCATTTTATTAATTGGTTTCTTTTTAAACCTTACCAAGCGAATTGCTTCAGATAGCAAAATTTATGCAACGCTTAATTTTGTGGGAGCTGGTATGTGTGGAGTATCTTCATATATGATCAGCTTTTATCCATTTGTAATATTAGAAGGTGTGTGGTGCATAGTGGCACTGACATCATTTTTCCGTGTTCCACGTGAAACATCGGCTAAATGA
- a CDS encoding ABC-F family ATP-binding cassette domain-containing protein has translation MSTYISAENLGHSFHDNWLFKNLTIGINRGRRVALVGINGAGKSTLLKILSGKLKPTEGKSVQARDLNMGYLDQDPQFDKAYTISDYIFHADNRQQQLIREYEELMENDPENMVELERITGEISDLNAWEYEYQIKTILGRLDIHHLNQSISTLSGGQKKRLALARLLIEDPDIYILDEPTNHLDIDTIEWLEKLLTEGNKTILMVTHDRYFLDNVCNEILEIDNGKIIPYFGNYAYYLEKKAERESADAAAFAKNTNLLKKELEWMRRQPQARGTKSKARIDAYYELEEKTKNRGPKDKVELSVKTARQGNKILELHHLGKSFNGQTIIGDFSYVFKKGDRIGLAGKNGSGKSTLLNIITGGIQPDKGEVEKGETTVMGYFHQAGITFKDDDRVIDVVKNVAEYITMADKSVISASALLTLFLFPPKKQYGFIANLSGGEKKRLQLMSLLMKNPNFLILDEPTNDLDIDTLNVLEEFLMNYSGVLMLVSHDRYLLDKLTDQLFIMEGDGGVRIFNGNYSSYRQELDDQKQLSRKQSNEKPAYVEPTPVKKNKLSFKEQKELETIEAEIAKIEAEITRLTEQMNSGAITDHQELIDLARKIKDMSSEMDAKSIRWIELSELNEA, from the coding sequence GTGAGTACATATATCTCGGCAGAAAATTTAGGCCATTCTTTTCATGATAACTGGCTATTCAAAAATCTCACCATCGGTATTAACCGGGGGCGCAGGGTAGCGCTTGTTGGTATCAACGGAGCAGGCAAATCAACCCTGCTAAAAATTCTTTCTGGCAAGCTGAAGCCTACCGAGGGTAAATCTGTACAAGCCCGCGATTTAAATATGGGATACCTTGACCAGGACCCGCAGTTTGATAAGGCCTACACTATCAGCGATTATATTTTCCATGCCGACAACCGTCAGCAGCAACTGATACGCGAGTACGAGGAGCTGATGGAAAATGATCCGGAAAATATGGTGGAGTTGGAGCGTATCACCGGCGAGATCAGCGACCTGAATGCCTGGGAATATGAATACCAGATCAAAACTATTTTGGGGCGACTGGACATCCATCACCTCAATCAATCTATCAGTACTTTATCTGGTGGGCAGAAGAAACGTCTGGCTTTAGCCCGGTTATTGATAGAAGACCCCGATATCTATATTCTTGACGAACCTACCAATCACCTGGATATTGACACTATTGAGTGGCTGGAGAAACTACTGACCGAAGGGAACAAAACCATCCTGATGGTTACGCACGACAGGTATTTCCTGGATAATGTATGCAACGAGATATTGGAGATAGATAACGGCAAGATCATCCCTTACTTTGGCAACTATGCCTATTACCTAGAAAAAAAGGCAGAGCGTGAATCGGCAGATGCAGCAGCATTTGCAAAAAACACCAACCTACTAAAAAAGGAACTGGAGTGGATGCGCAGGCAACCACAGGCGCGGGGCACAAAATCCAAAGCGCGTATTGATGCCTACTACGAGTTAGAGGAAAAAACAAAAAACCGCGGACCGAAAGATAAGGTTGAACTAAGTGTTAAAACCGCTCGTCAGGGTAATAAAATATTAGAACTGCACCATTTGGGTAAAAGCTTTAACGGGCAAACTATCATCGGCGATTTTAGCTACGTATTTAAAAAAGGTGATCGGATTGGTTTAGCCGGTAAAAACGGCAGCGGCAAATCAACATTATTAAATATTATTACAGGCGGCATACAGCCCGATAAGGGCGAGGTAGAAAAAGGGGAGACCACTGTAATGGGTTATTTCCATCAGGCGGGTATTACATTTAAAGATGATGACCGGGTAATAGACGTAGTAAAAAACGTGGCAGAGTATATCACCATGGCTGATAAATCTGTCATTTCAGCCTCGGCTTTGCTTACGCTGTTTTTATTCCCACCTAAAAAGCAATATGGTTTTATAGCCAATTTAAGCGGCGGCGAGAAAAAACGCCTGCAGTTAATGAGCTTATTGATGAAGAACCCCAACTTCCTGATACTTGATGAGCCTACTAATGATCTGGATATCGATACCTTAAATGTGCTGGAAGAGTTTTTAATGAATTACTCGGGTGTGTTAATGCTGGTATCGCACGACAGGTATTTGCTGGACAAGTTAACCGACCAGCTATTCATTATGGAAGGCGATGGTGGTGTTAGGATATTTAACGGCAATTATTCATCGTACAGACAGGAACTGGACGACCAAAAGCAACTTTCGCGCAAACAGAGCAACGAAAAGCCTGCTTATGTAGAACCAACGCCTGTAAAAAAGAATAAATTAAGCTTTAAAGAGCAAAAGGAGCTGGAAACAATTGAGGCTGAAATAGCTAAAATTGAAGCTGAAATAACCCGATTGACAGAACAGATGAATTCGGGTGCGATCACCGATCATCAGGAGTTAATAGACTTGGCACGCAAAATAAAGGATATGAGCAGCGAGATGGATGCGAAAAGCATCCGCTGGATTGAATTATCAGAACTAAACGAAGCATAA
- a CDS encoding oxidoreductase, with amino-acid sequence MAKKAIIVGASGLIGSNLLQILLDEDYYEQVVIVVRRELPVKHEKLTQLIIDFDKLSDYSGQINGHAIFSCLGTTMSQTPDKNEYRKIDHDYPVQLAQLALQNGVKQFHLVSAVGANAKSSGFYLRLKGETENDIIKLGLPSLHIYRPSMLLGRKQKVRLMETIVSGIMRVIDPLLIGSLSKYHSISASVVARAMFMQSIDNETGTFIYQYKEIKQIK; translated from the coding sequence TTGGCCAAAAAAGCGATCATAGTAGGGGCAAGCGGACTGATAGGCAGCAATTTATTGCAGATCCTGTTGGACGAAGATTACTATGAACAGGTTGTTATTGTGGTGCGGAGGGAATTACCGGTAAAGCACGAAAAGCTTACCCAGTTAATTATTGATTTTGATAAGCTGAGTGATTATAGCGGCCAAATTAACGGGCATGCTATATTCAGTTGCCTGGGTACTACCATGTCGCAAACGCCTGATAAAAATGAATATCGCAAAATAGACCATGATTATCCCGTGCAACTGGCACAATTAGCGTTACAAAATGGCGTTAAACAGTTTCATTTAGTATCAGCTGTAGGGGCCAATGCCAAATCATCCGGGTTTTATTTACGGTTAAAGGGCGAAACAGAGAACGATATTATTAAACTTGGCCTGCCATCGTTACATATTTACCGGCCGTCGATGCTACTTGGCAGGAAGCAAAAAGTACGATTGATGGAAACTATCGTATCGGGCATAATGCGTGTTATTGATCCCTTGCTAATTGGCAGTTTAAGTAAATACCATAGCATATCCGCCTCAGTAGTTGCCCGGGCAATGTTTATGCAATCTATTGATAATGAGACTGGTACATTTATTTACCAGTATAAAGAAATAAAACAAATTAAGTGA
- a CDS encoding MlaE family ABC transporter permease has protein sequence MAEQAVSISGWRKWLEGVGEQGVFFSRFVRNLFAGGFEWSEFVRQCYEIGYRSTMLVGITSFIMGLVLILQLRPTLVSFGAESMLPHTLAVSVIREIGPVITAIICAGKIASSIGAELGSMKVTEQIDAMEVSGANPVQYLVVTRILATCFMIPLLAMIGDAISLFGGYLALNFTDSISLYLYFNKCIAALDYTDYLPALIKTFFFGFAIGFVGCYKGYHSNRGTESVGIAANSAVVTASLWIFFIDMIVVQITTILFYK, from the coding sequence ATGGCAGAACAGGCAGTATCTATAAGTGGCTGGCGCAAATGGCTGGAAGGCGTGGGCGAACAAGGTGTATTTTTTTCGCGCTTTGTCAGGAATCTGTTTGCCGGCGGTTTTGAATGGTCTGAATTTGTGCGGCAGTGTTACGAAATAGGCTACCGGTCTACGATGCTGGTTGGTATCACCTCGTTTATTATGGGGTTGGTGCTTATATTACAACTGCGCCCAACCCTTGTATCGTTTGGCGCCGAAAGCATGTTGCCGCATACTTTAGCCGTTTCGGTTATCCGCGAGATTGGCCCGGTAATAACGGCCATTATTTGCGCAGGTAAAATAGCATCAAGCATTGGGGCCGAGCTGGGCAGTATGAAAGTGACCGAACAAATTGACGCCATGGAAGTATCGGGCGCCAACCCGGTGCAGTACCTGGTGGTTACCCGCATTTTGGCCACTTGTTTTATGATTCCCTTATTAGCTATGATAGGCGATGCCATCAGCTTGTTTGGCGGTTACCTGGCACTGAACTTTACGGACAGCATCAGCCTTTACCTGTATTTTAATAAATGTATAGCCGCGCTTGATTATACCGATTACCTGCCCGCACTCATTAAAACATTCTTTTTTGGCTTTGCCATTGGTTTTGTGGGTTGCTACAAAGGGTATCATAGTAACCGGGGCACCGAGAGCGTGGGTATAGCAGCAAATTCAGCAGTAGTAACGGCATCGTTATGGATATTTTTTATTGACATGATTGTGGTGCAAATAACCACCATATTATTTTATAAATAA
- a CDS encoding ABC transporter ATP-binding protein: protein MEIAEHKAVANEPASKGKKEVVIEIKGLKKAFGDKQVLKGIDLVVHRGENVVVLGRSGQGKSVTIQCLVGLLTPDEGTLNVLGQEVNKLDDKELKELRTKIGFLFQGAALYDSMTVRENMEFALTRVLKITDQSELDQRVDDILESVGLPDAAEKMPSDLSGGMRKRIGLARTLIVNPEIMLYDEPTTGLDPITSREISQLILDMQKKYKTTSIIITHDMECAKITADRVVIMDDGKYVAEGTFEELHKSTDKFVKSYFI from the coding sequence ATGGAAATAGCTGAACATAAGGCAGTTGCTAACGAACCCGCTTCAAAAGGGAAAAAGGAAGTAGTTATTGAGATAAAGGGCCTAAAAAAGGCCTTCGGCGATAAGCAGGTGCTTAAGGGTATTGATCTGGTAGTGCACCGTGGGGAGAATGTGGTGGTGCTGGGGCGTTCAGGCCAGGGTAAATCGGTTACTATACAATGCCTGGTTGGTTTGCTTACTCCAGACGAGGGCACGCTGAACGTATTGGGCCAGGAAGTAAATAAACTGGATGACAAGGAATTGAAAGAACTGCGTACTAAAATTGGTTTCCTTTTCCAGGGCGCGGCTTTGTATGATAGTATGACCGTGCGCGAGAATATGGAGTTTGCATTAACCCGCGTGTTAAAAATAACCGATCAGAGCGAGCTGGACCAACGAGTGGATGATATATTAGAAAGTGTGGGTTTGCCCGACGCTGCGGAAAAAATGCCCTCGGATCTTTCGGGAGGGATGCGCAAGCGGATAGGCCTGGCGCGCACCCTGATAGTGAACCCTGAAATAATGCTTTATGACGAACCAACTACGGGCTTGGACCCCATCACCTCGCGTGAGATCAGTCAGTTGATTTTGGATATGCAGAAAAAATATAAAACAACATCGATAATTATTACACACGATATGGAATGCGCCAAAATTACGGCCGACCGTGTAGTGATAATGGACGATGGAAAATATGTTGCGGAGGGCACTTTTGAGGAGTTGCACAAATCGACAGACAAATTTGTAAAATCTTATTTTATCTAA